The window TCGGCGTCGGCGGTGCGCAGGAAGTTCAGCGACGCGGGGGCGCTGGTGAAAGCGACCGCCTGCAGCTCCCGGTCCACGACCCCGGCGATCAGCCGGCGCAACGGCTGCACGTCCGCCGGCGGTTCCCAGCGGTACACCGGCACCTCGATGACGTGGGCACCCGCCGCGACGAGGGTCTCGAGCATCCCGGGCACCGGCTCCCCGTGCAGCTGCACCGCGATGCGGGCACCGGCCAGCTCGTGGTGCCCGACCAGGTGCCGCAGCACCTCCGTCGACGACTCCGAGTCCGGCGACCACTCCTCCCGCAGCCCCGAGGCCCGGATGGCCCCCTGCACCTTCGGGCCACGGGCCAGCACCGTGGCCGCCCCCAGCGCGGCCAGCAGCGACTCCCCCAGCCCCCAGGTGTCGGCGGCCTCGATCCAGCCCCGGTACCCGATGGCGGTCGTCACCACCACCAGGTCCAGGGGTTCGGCGATGCACGCCCGCGTCGCGGCCAGCAGGTCGGCGTCGTCGACCAGCGGAACGATGCGGATGGCGGGTCCGTACCGGACGGTCGCGCCGCGGCGCTCCAGGGCGGCTCCGAATTCCTCGCGCCGGCGGGCGGCGGTGATCCCGACGGTGAACCCGGTGAGCGGCTCCACCCCGCCGGCGCCCCGCGCCGGCCGCGGCACGGCCGCCCCGTCCGCGGTGCTCACGTCGCCCCGTCCGGGCGTCCCACGGAGCCGTCGGGGCGGGGGTGCGGTGCCGTCGTCGCCGGTGCGTCGGTGCTCATCTGCGTCCTCCACGGTGCGTGTGTCGCCGCCGGGCCCCACCGGCGATCCGGACCCGACCGTGCGTTGCGGTCCGGAGCACCGATGGTCGCGTCCAGGTGTACCCGGCGGGCGTCGGGGGTGTTACGGGCACATGACGTGCGGGCGGTCCCCGTCCCCGCCGGCCGCCGGGTGGTCAGTCGCCGGCCGGCCGGTGCCGGTCCGGGGCGCTGGCCGGTAGCTCGTCGGCCGTGTGGTCGTCGCGGGCCGCCTCGGCGTCCTGCTGCTCCTGCATCTGTTCGATCTTGCGCTTCACCCGGCCCAGGCCCGGGACCGAGCCGATGAGCTCGTTGAGCTCCCTGGAGACGTCCAGCAGGTCCCGCAGATCCGGCGCCACGGTCGCGAGCGTGTCCAGCACCGGGAGGATGTCGGCGTCGAGCTTGGTCACGATCGCGGGCAGTGCGTCGATCAGCGTGACGACCGCGTCGACCTCGGTGGCGCTGGTGGTGTTCACGAGGCGGTCCACGAGCGGCTCCAGCCGGTGCATCAGCGGTTCGTAGCGGTCCAGCAGCGGCTCCACCCGGTGCACCAGCTGCGAGGACCGGCCGACGACGCTCTCGGTGCGCTCGAGCAGACCGGTCGTCGTGTCCAACACGGCGTCGGTCCGGTCGGAGATCCGCTGCACGCGGGACACCGCGGCCGCCGCCTGCCGTTGGGTCTCCTCGATACCGGTGAGCACCGCGTCGACGCGCCGCATCACGCCCTCCACCTGACCGACGATGTCGACCAGCTGGGGCACCAGGCCGATGGCCCGCTGGATCGCCTCGTACCCCTGCTCGGTGATGCGGAACAGATCGCCCGGTCCTGGAAGTCGCATGTGCGTCCCGCCTCGTCGCCGCGGCCCGGTCCGCGCAGGTGCGTCCCGTCGCCGCGTCGAGGCTAGCCGCTCGGCCGGGCCCGGGCGGCGGCACCGGCGTCCACCGGCGACGGGGCCCGGCGGGTCGGTGCGGCGAAGTGGGTACCCACCCCAGCAGCCAGTGCTCCCACCGGAAGGCTCCTCCATGCTGCTGTCCCTCCCCTCCGTCCCCGGCGTCCCGCGGTGACCGGCGACCGTCCGACGGTGCTCATCACCGGCGCGTCCAGCGGCATCGGGCTGGCCACCGCCCGTGACTTCGCCCGGCGCGGGGCACGGCTCGTGCTGGTCTCCCGGTCCGCGGAGGCCCTCGGTGCCGCCGCGGAGAGCTGCACCGCGCTGGGCGCGGAGGTGCTCACCGCACCCGCCGACATCGGCGTGGCGGCCACGGTCGACGCGGCCTTCGACGCCGCGGTCGCGCGCTTCGGCCGGATCGACGTGGTGGTGAACTCGGCGGCCACCGTGGCCTACGGGCGCTTCGTGGACGTCCCCCCGGAGATCTTCGACCGCGTCCTGCGGACCAACCTGACCGGCACCGCCAACGTGGCCCGCGCGGCCCTGAAGCACTTCGAGGCGGGCGGCGGCGGCGACCTCATCCTGGTGGGCTCGCTGCTGGGCAAGATCGCGGTACCCACCATGGGCAGCTACGTCACCGGCAAGTGGGGTGTGCACGGGTTGGCCCGCATCCTGCAGCTGGAGGCGCGCGCGATGGACGGGGTCCGGGTCAGCCTGGTCTCGCCGGGCGGTGTCGACACCCCGGTCTACGCCCAGGCCGCGAACTACGTCGGCTGGGAGGGACGGCCGCCGCCGCCGGTGGACCCGCCGGAGAAGGTGGCCGCCGCCATCGTCGCGGCGGTCGGCCGGCAGCGGCGGGACCGTTCGGTCGGCCTGGCCAACGAGGTCATCGTCCTGGGCTTCCGGGCATTGCCCGCGGTGTTCGACGCGCTGGTGACCCCGCTGGTGAAGCTGGCCGCGCACTCCCGTACCCCGGTGTCCCCGTGGGCGGGCAACGTCCTGGAGCCGCAGCCGGCCGGCGAGGCCGAACACGGCAAGTGGGGCCGGCACTGGCTGCGCGGCGTCACCGCGGGCACCGTCGCCGTCGCGGGTGGCGTCGCGGGCGCCGTCCTGCGGGGACGCTCAGCGGGCCAGGACGCGGTCCCAGGCGGTGCGGCTCAGACGCCGGCGGAGCGCACCCGCCGCTGAGCCCGCGGCCAGCGCCGAGCGGGCCGCGTTCCACCCGCAGGCACCGTGCACCCCGCCCCCCGGGTGCGCGGAGGCGCTGGCCAGGTAGAGCCCCTCGACGGGGGTCTCGGGCCGGCCGAGACCCACCGTCGGACGGAAGACAAGCTGCTGGTGGATCGACGCCGTGCCGCCGTTGAGCGCACCGCCGACCAGATTCGCGTCGTCGTCCTCCAGGTCCCCCGGGGTCTGGACCTGCCGGGCGACGACGCGGTCGGCGAAGCCGGGCGCCACCGTCTCCAGGTGGTCCTCGACCCGGCCGACCTGCGCGTCGATCTCGGCCCGCGAGGCCCCGAACGGCACGTGGGTGTACGCCCACGCCGACTCGGTGCCGGTGGGTGACCGCGTCGGGTCGGCCGTGGTCATCTGCCCGAACAACGTGAACGGGTGCCGCGGCATCCGGCCCACGGACAGGTCGGCGGCGGTGTCGACGAACCCGTCGACGTCCACGCCGAAGTGCACGGTGCCCGCCCGCCGGGCGCCCGGCGCGACCCACGGCACCGGCCGGTCCAGCGCCCAGTTGAGCTTGAGCGTGGGGTTGTCCCACTGGAAGCGCTCGACATCGGCCCGCAGCCGGGGCGGCAGCCGGTCGAAACCGACCAGGTCGCGGTAGAGCACCGGTGCGGCCACGTCGGCGAGCACCGCCCGCCGGACCCGGACGAAGGTGCCGTCGGCCGTGCGCACCCCGACCGCACGGCCGCCGGTCACCGCGATCGAGGTGACCCGGGCGCCGGTGCGCACCTGACCGCCGGCCGCGACGAAGCGGGACTCGAGTGCCCGGGCCAGATTCTGCGCACCGCCCCGTGGGACCGGGAAGCCGACGTCCTGACCCAGCATGCTGAGCAGCCAGCCGAAGACGCCGCTGCCCGCCGCGTCCGGCGCGACGTCGCTGTGCATCGCGTTGCCGGTGAGCAGCAGTGCCGCACCCGCGCCGTCGAAGTTCTCCATGGCCAGCCGCCGCACCGGCAACACGGCCAGTCGGGCCAGATCCAGCAGGCCGGCGACCTTCAACCGGCGCAGCAGCCCGACCGCGGCCTTCACCGGCGGGAGCGGTGTGAAGAGAGCGTCCAGCAGCGGATCCCGGACGCGCTGCCACTGCTGGAACATCGCCGTCCACGCCGCACCGTCGCCGGGGGCGAACTCCTCCAGCCCCGCGGCGGTCGCGCTCACGTCCCGGTGCAGCACCGCGGCTCGGCCGTCCGGCAACGCGTGGGCCAGCACCGAGTCCGCCTGCACCCAGCTCAGCCCGTGAGCGCCCAGGTCCAGGTCACGGATCACCGGCGAGGCCAACGCGAGCGGGTAGAACGCGCTGTAGAGGTCGTTGAGGTAGCCGGGCGCGGTGACCTCCGCGGTGCGGACGGCACCTCCGGTGGTGGCGTTGGCCTCCAGGAGCAGCACGTCCCAACCCGCGTCGGCCAGCGCGTTCGCCGCCACCAGTCCGTTCGGGCCGCCACCGACGACGACCGCGTCCACTGCCTGATCCGTCATACCGTTCCCACCGTCGCCATGTCCCGGGACCCTCGGCGCCGCGGCCGTTGCGCCGCGACGTCCGTTCCCGGCCGGACCGCAGTCCTATACCCAGCCCCGTCGGCCCGCCGGTGGGGGCCGGCGGGCCTCCGTCCGGGTCGGTGCGGGCTGCTGGGCCGTCACCACCCCGGGCGTCGACCCCGCCCGGACGGGTGGACCCGGCCGGGCGGCGGTGGGATCACTCCCGGAGCCCCGGCCGGGTCTCTACATTGGGACCGGTGACCGTGCTGCGGCGTCCGTCCGTCGCAGCGTCGTACGAAGGAGCGGTGATGCGCCAACCACGGGCGGAAGCGACGCTGGCCGTGGGCGAGAACGCCCCGGTCGGCACCTACCGCTACCGACGCGCCACCGACACCTGGTGGTGGTCGGACGAGGTGTACGTGCTGCACGGCTTCCGGCCCGGCGAGGTGGTCCCCACCTCGGCGCTGCTGCTGGCCCACAAGCACCCCCAGGACCGGGCGATGGTCCAGCACGTCATCGACGTCGAGATCCCCGCGACGGGCAGCTACTGCTTCCGGCACAAGATCGTGGACGCCCAGCGGCGGGTGCGCACGGTCATCGCGGTCGGCCAGTCCGACCGGGACCCGGAGACCGCCGAGGTCATCGGCCTGTCCGGCTACTTCGTCGATCTGACCGAGTCCGAGCGGGTGCACGCCGCCGTCGCCGTCGCCAACGCCTTCGAGCTGTCGCTGGAGCACCGGATCGTGATCGAGCAGGCCAAGGGCGCCCTGATGGCCGTCTACGGCCTCGCGCCGGACGACGCCTTCACGCTGCTGTCCACCCGCTCGCAGCTGCTCAACGTCAAGGTGCGCGAACTGGCCGCCCGGATGATGCGGCAACTCGCCGCGGGCGGGCGGGTGGACGCCGCTCCCGACCCGCGGACCACGGTCGCCGACGTGCTGGCGCTGGACCGGACGGCCTGACGGCACACTGGATCCCGGACCGGCCGCACGGGACGGGTCCGCGACGACGGGACGTGGTGGCGGCATGACCGGTGGGTCGGGTGACGGCTGGACGACGTGCGCCGCCGGGCACCGCCACTGGGGGCTCTTCGGCGCGGCGGGGCTGATGGTGTCCACCCCCACCGCCCTGCTGCTGCAGCTGCGCAGTCCCCGCACCCACCACGGCGACACCTGGAGCGTGCCCGGCGGCGCCCGCGACCGTGGCGAGGGCGTCGTGGCCGCCGCGCTGCGGGAGGCGGCGGAGGAGATGGACGTCCGCCCGGCCGAGATCGCGGTGTGGGGCGAGGACGTCGACGACCACGGTGGCTGGAGCTACACCACGGTGCTCGCCCACCCCAGGGTCCCGCTGCGGTTCCGGACGAACGAGGAGACGGCGGCGGTGCGCTGGGTTCCCCTGGACGAGGTGGCGACACTGCCGCTGCACCCCGGGTTCCGGGCCAGCTGGCCCCGGCTCGCCGCCCGCCTGCAGGCCGGCCCGGGCGCCACCGGGGACGCCGGGCCGGTCGACCGGCGCCCTGACCGTCCGTGACGTACTGTGCGGAGGTTGTGACGAGGCGTCCTGACGGGTGGGGTCTTTCGCGGTGAGCCGCGGTGAGCCGCGGTCCGTCGGCACGTCCTCGCCGACCGGTGCCCTCCGGGGCACGGCATCGAAGGAGATGTGATGGGTGGGAGCGGCATCACGGACGCGGGTGGGGCCGGGGCGGACCCGATGGAACCCGCCGACGAGGCCACGAGTGACACCGGCTCCGGCCGCAGCGCCATCCGGATCGCCGCGGTCGCCGCCCTCGGCGGGTTCCTCTTCGGCTACGACAGCGCGGTGGTCAACGGCGCGGTGGACGCCATCCAGCGGCAGTTCGAGATCGCCGCGCAGCCATTGGGTTTCGCCGTGGCGTCGGCCCTGCTGGGCGCCGCGGTGGGCGCGGTCAGCGCGGGCCGGGTGGCCGACCGGCTGGGCCGGCTCGCCGTCATGAAGATCGCCGCGTTCCTGTTCTTCCTCAGCGCCATCGGCACCGGACTGGCCCCCAACCTGACCATGCTGATCATCTTCCGGGTGGTCGGTGGCTTCGGCGTCGGTGTCGCCTCGGTGATCGCGCCGGCCTACATCGCCGAGATCGCCCCGGCCCGGATCCGCGGCCGGCTCGGGTCGCTGCAACAGCTCGCCATCGTCAGCGGCATCTTCATCTCGCTGCTGGTCGACTTCATCCTCGCCAAGATCGCCGGCGGCTCGGGCGAGACGCTGTGGCTGGGTCTGGAGGCGTGGCGGTGGATGTTCATCGCGATGGTCGTCCCCGCGGTGCTGTACGGCACGTTCTCCTTCACCATCCCGGAGTCCCCGCGGTACCTGATCGCCACCCACCGCATCCCCGAGGCCCGCCGGATCCTGTCCAAGCTGCTGGGCGAGAAGGGCCTGGACGTCAAGATGGACACCATCGCGCGCAGCCTCGCCAGCGAGAAGCCGCCGTCGTGGGGTGACCTGCTGCGGACCGGCGGCTCGCGGTTCTCGCTGCTGCCCATCGTCTGGATCGGCCTGGGCCTGTCGGTCTTCCAGCAGTTCGTCGGGATCAACGTGATCTTCTACTACTCCAACGTGCTCTGGCAGTCCGTCGGGTTCAGCGAGAGCGACTCGTTCGTCTTCACCGTCATCACCGCGGTGATCAACATCCTGACCACCCTGATCGCCATCGCCACGGTCGACCGGGTCGGCCGGAAGCCGTTGCTGCTCATCGGGTCGGTCGGGATGACGGTGACCCTGGCGACCATGTCGTTCATCTTCGGCACCGCCGACCTCAACGCCGCCGGCGACCCGGTTCTGACCGGCGCGGCCGGCCCGGTGGCACTCGTCGCGGCGAACTTGTTCGTGGTGGCCTTCGGCATGTCCTGGGGCCCGGTGGTGTGGGTGCTGCTGGGTGAGGCGTTCCCGAACCGCATCCGCGCCTCGGCGCTGGCCTTCGCCGCCGGTGGCCAGTGGATCGCCAACTGGATCATCACCGAGACGTTCCCGTCGCTGAAGAACCTGTCGCTGGGCCTGGCCTACGGGTTCTACGCGGTCTGCGCGCTGCTGTCGTTCTTCTTCGTCTGGCGCTGGGTGCGCGAGACCAAGGGCCGCGAGCTGGAGGAGATCGGCAGCGAGGCCGGACAGCAGCGGTGACGCCCGGTACCCGCCCCACCCGCCGCGCCGCCCGCCGGTGACGGCCGGGTCGCCGTCCGCGGGGTACGACCGGGAATCCGTCCGGGTGGCGTACGACGTGGTCGCCGCCGACTACGCCGACCTGGTCCGGCTGGACCGGGCCGAGACGATGCTGGACCGGGCGCTGATCGCCGACTTCGCCGACCGGGTGCGCGGCCGCGGCCGGGTGCTCGACGCGGGGTGCGGTCCCGGCCGGCTCACCCGGCACCTGGCCGACCTCGGCGTCGACGCGGTCGGGGTGGACCTGTCTCCGGAGATGGTGCGGATCGCCCGGGAGCGGCATCCCGACCTGGACGTGTCGGTGGGCGACCTGGACGCGCTGCCCGCCGCCGACGGCAGCCTCGCCGGGGTGCTCGCCTGGTACTCGGTCATCCACACCCGACCCGCCGCGCTGCCCGGGGTGCTCGCGGAACTGCTGCGGGTGCTGCGGCCGGGCGGCTGGCTGCTCATCGCGGTGC is drawn from Nakamurella deserti and contains these coding sequences:
- a CDS encoding uroporphyrinogen-III synthase; translated protein: MSTADGAAVPRPARGAGGVEPLTGFTVGITAARRREEFGAALERRGATVRYGPAIRIVPLVDDADLLAATRACIAEPLDLVVVTTAIGYRGWIEAADTWGLGESLLAALGAATVLARGPKVQGAIRASGLREEWSPDSESSTEVLRHLVGHHELAGARIAVQLHGEPVPGMLETLVAAGAHVIEVPVYRWEPPADVQPLRRLIAGVVDRELQAVAFTSAPASLNFLRTADADGHGPAVREALRTDVVAACVGSVTAAPLERAGVPIVQPERFRLGALVREIVLQVPRRSGRTVPLAAGTLDIRGHGVVLDGRWIALPPVGMSLLRALSARPGQVLTRADLLTALPGESRDEHAVEVAVARLRTLLGRPDVVRTVVKRGYRLAVPDD
- a CDS encoding SDR family NAD(P)-dependent oxidoreductase, giving the protein MTGDRPTVLITGASSGIGLATARDFARRGARLVLVSRSAEALGAAAESCTALGAEVLTAPADIGVAATVDAAFDAAVARFGRIDVVVNSAATVAYGRFVDVPPEIFDRVLRTNLTGTANVARAALKHFEAGGGGDLILVGSLLGKIAVPTMGSYVTGKWGVHGLARILQLEARAMDGVRVSLVSPGGVDTPVYAQAANYVGWEGRPPPPVDPPEKVAAAIVAAVGRQRRDRSVGLANEVIVLGFRALPAVFDALVTPLVKLAAHSRTPVSPWAGNVLEPQPAGEAEHGKWGRHWLRGVTAGTVAVAGGVAGAVLRGRSAGQDAVPGGAAQTPAERTRR
- a CDS encoding phytoene desaturase family protein, yielding MTDQAVDAVVVGGGPNGLVAANALADAGWDVLLLEANATTGGAVRTAEVTAPGYLNDLYSAFYPLALASPVIRDLDLGAHGLSWVQADSVLAHALPDGRAAVLHRDVSATAAGLEEFAPGDGAAWTAMFQQWQRVRDPLLDALFTPLPPVKAAVGLLRRLKVAGLLDLARLAVLPVRRLAMENFDGAGAALLLTGNAMHSDVAPDAAGSGVFGWLLSMLGQDVGFPVPRGGAQNLARALESRFVAAGGQVRTGARVTSIAVTGGRAVGVRTADGTFVRVRRAVLADVAAPVLYRDLVGFDRLPPRLRADVERFQWDNPTLKLNWALDRPVPWVAPGARRAGTVHFGVDVDGFVDTAADLSVGRMPRHPFTLFGQMTTADPTRSPTGTESAWAYTHVPFGASRAEIDAQVGRVEDHLETVAPGFADRVVARQVQTPGDLEDDDANLVGGALNGGTASIHQQLVFRPTVGLGRPETPVEGLYLASASAHPGGGVHGACGWNAARSALAAGSAAGALRRRLSRTAWDRVLAR
- a CDS encoding ANTAR domain-containing protein produces the protein MRQPRAEATLAVGENAPVGTYRYRRATDTWWWSDEVYVLHGFRPGEVVPTSALLLAHKHPQDRAMVQHVIDVEIPATGSYCFRHKIVDAQRRVRTVIAVGQSDRDPETAEVIGLSGYFVDLTESERVHAAVAVANAFELSLEHRIVIEQAKGALMAVYGLAPDDAFTLLSTRSQLLNVKVRELAARMMRQLAAGGRVDAAPDPRTTVADVLALDRTA
- a CDS encoding NUDIX domain-containing protein, whose amino-acid sequence is MTGGSGDGWTTCAAGHRHWGLFGAAGLMVSTPTALLLQLRSPRTHHGDTWSVPGGARDRGEGVVAAALREAAEEMDVRPAEIAVWGEDVDDHGGWSYTTVLAHPRVPLRFRTNEETAAVRWVPLDEVATLPLHPGFRASWPRLAARLQAGPGATGDAGPVDRRPDRP
- a CDS encoding sugar porter family MFS transporter; the encoded protein is MGGSGITDAGGAGADPMEPADEATSDTGSGRSAIRIAAVAALGGFLFGYDSAVVNGAVDAIQRQFEIAAQPLGFAVASALLGAAVGAVSAGRVADRLGRLAVMKIAAFLFFLSAIGTGLAPNLTMLIIFRVVGGFGVGVASVIAPAYIAEIAPARIRGRLGSLQQLAIVSGIFISLLVDFILAKIAGGSGETLWLGLEAWRWMFIAMVVPAVLYGTFSFTIPESPRYLIATHRIPEARRILSKLLGEKGLDVKMDTIARSLASEKPPSWGDLLRTGGSRFSLLPIVWIGLGLSVFQQFVGINVIFYYSNVLWQSVGFSESDSFVFTVITAVINILTTLIAIATVDRVGRKPLLLIGSVGMTVTLATMSFIFGTADLNAAGDPVLTGAAGPVALVAANLFVVAFGMSWGPVVWVLLGEAFPNRIRASALAFAAGGQWIANWIITETFPSLKNLSLGLAYGFYAVCALLSFFFVWRWVRETKGRELEEIGSEAGQQR
- a CDS encoding class I SAM-dependent methyltransferase encodes the protein MAYDVVAADYADLVRLDRAETMLDRALIADFADRVRGRGRVLDAGCGPGRLTRHLADLGVDAVGVDLSPEMVRIARERHPDLDVSVGDLDALPAADGSLAGVLAWYSVIHTRPAALPGVLAELLRVLRPGGWLLIAVQSGTGSRHLASAYGHNIDLTAYLHTADALAGDLEALGATVHLRTTRGPEGAERRPQAFVLARRPPDPGGTPDPRDAARSPEPAAG